From Bacillus pumilus, one genomic window encodes:
- the ddcA gene encoding DNA damage checkpoint antagonist DdcA (acts as an antagonist to the cell cycle checkpoint enforcement protein YneA), with amino-acid sequence MKHDKKKDNVILFPGLKERLIEKGMAALKDKQYQEALHLFSEAKSYDDDEESDIHLGMAICFLELGELQDAKRVCEKMLHEGYGHYFTVLQVYMTILIQLKEYEEVKQTIEAVLEENHLPAESAEHFYKLLEFSRKMIESPEKILDEDEDGAGEINIDDMLERPEEQVQFIHSLKDRNITPHMGLLNTILQKPDGNPLVKSLILQLLSDHDVAKPVHVTKFGDSLTLVPSEAVKPEQMPLLHKVLRKLDDTLGNENPTLYQGVEELWRRHLFVLYPFLPKYTDPNLWAAALHKVGYEMHGIEIDLEELHLLYEFNERELREACTMLKDIEEISYL; translated from the coding sequence ATGAAACATGACAAGAAGAAAGATAATGTCATTTTGTTTCCTGGTCTGAAAGAAAGACTGATTGAAAAAGGAATGGCAGCATTAAAAGATAAACAGTATCAAGAGGCGCTTCACTTGTTTTCAGAAGCAAAATCTTATGATGACGATGAAGAATCCGATATTCACCTCGGCATGGCGATTTGTTTTCTGGAGCTGGGCGAGCTGCAGGATGCAAAGCGTGTTTGTGAAAAGATGCTGCATGAGGGATATGGTCATTACTTCACCGTGCTTCAAGTGTATATGACGATCTTAATTCAGCTGAAAGAATATGAAGAAGTGAAGCAGACAATTGAGGCAGTACTTGAGGAAAATCACCTTCCAGCAGAAAGCGCGGAGCATTTTTACAAGCTGCTCGAATTTAGCAGAAAAATGATCGAATCACCTGAAAAGATTTTAGATGAAGATGAGGATGGCGCCGGTGAAATCAATATAGATGATATGCTTGAGCGGCCAGAAGAGCAGGTGCAGTTCATCCATTCGTTGAAAGACCGGAACATCACACCACACATGGGTCTATTAAATACGATCTTACAAAAGCCTGATGGAAACCCTTTGGTCAAATCATTAATCCTGCAGCTTCTGTCAGATCATGATGTGGCAAAGCCGGTTCATGTGACGAAATTCGGTGATTCTTTAACGCTTGTTCCTTCTGAGGCTGTTAAGCCAGAGCAGATGCCGCTGCTTCACAAAGTCCTTCGTAAGCTCGATGACACACTCGGCAATGAGAACCCAACCCTTTACCAAGGCGTGGAAGAGTTATGGCGCCGGCACTTATTTGTGCTTTATCCATTTCTTCCTAAATACACAGATCCGAATCTTTGGGCAGCAGCACTTCATAAAGTCGGCTATGAAATGCACGGGATTGAGATTGACCTCGAAGAATTGCATCTATTGTATGAATTTAATGAACGAGAGCTGAGAGAAGCTTGCACAATGCTGAAAGATATTGAAGAAATTTCTTATTTGTAA
- the leuD gene encoding 3-isopropylmalate dehydratase small subunit: MEPLVTHKGKAAVLNRINVDTDQIIPKQFLKRIERTGYGRFAFFDWRYLADGSPNPDFELNQPIYEGASILIAGENFGCGSSREHAPWALDDYGFKIVIAPSFADIFHQNCFKNGMLPIRLDYDVWKTFAASYENKGYEMTVDLEKQQIEDHEGNITPFDVDPHWREMLLNGYDEISLTLLLEDDIQAFEEKRSNWLRA, from the coding sequence ATGGAGCCTTTAGTCACACACAAAGGGAAAGCCGCTGTGCTTAACCGTATCAACGTAGATACAGATCAAATTATTCCGAAGCAATTTTTGAAAAGAATTGAACGAACAGGATATGGCCGGTTTGCCTTTTTCGACTGGCGGTATTTAGCCGATGGCAGCCCAAACCCTGATTTCGAACTGAATCAGCCGATTTATGAAGGAGCATCCATTTTGATCGCAGGAGAAAACTTTGGCTGCGGATCATCAAGGGAACATGCCCCTTGGGCACTTGATGATTATGGTTTCAAAATTGTCATCGCACCATCATTCGCAGATATTTTTCACCAAAACTGCTTTAAAAATGGGATGCTTCCGATTCGTCTTGATTATGATGTGTGGAAAACATTCGCTGCGTCATATGAGAACAAAGGGTATGAGATGACGGTTGATCTTGAAAAACAGCAAATAGAAGATCACGAAGGGAATATCACTCCTTTTGATGTGGATCCTCACTGGAGAGAAATGCTCCTGAATGGCTATGATGAGATTTCATTAACTTTACTACTAGAAGATGACATTCAAGCATTTGAAGAAAAGCGCAGCAACTGGCTGCGTGCGTAA
- the leuC gene encoding 3-isopropylmalate dehydratase large subunit, whose amino-acid sequence MPRTIIEKIWDQHVVKSGEGKPDLLYIDLHLVHEVTSPQAFEGLRQKGRKVRRPQNTFATMDHNIPTVNRFVIKDEIAKKQVSALERNCAEFGVRLADLHSVDQGIVHVVGPELGLTLPGKTIVCGDSHTSTHGAFGALAFGIGTSEVEHVLSTQTLWQQRPKTLEIRVDGKLQKGVTAKDVILAVIGAHGVKFGSGYVIEYTGEVFRNMTMDERMTVCNMSIEAGARAGLIAPDEVTFEYCRGRKYAPQGEDFEAAIKEWEELKTDPGATYDKTIVLDGNEISPMVTWGINPGMVLPVDASIPGPEDFAQEDDQKEAIRAYEYMGVHPHQRIEDITIEHVFIGSCTNSRMTDLRQAASMIEGQKVADHVRAIVVPGSQSVKLQAEEEGLHEIFLEAGFEWRESGCSMCLSMNNDVVPEGERCASTSNRNFEGRQGKGARTHLVSPAMAAMAAIHGRFVDVRKFNQEKTVV is encoded by the coding sequence ATGCCTCGAACAATCATCGAAAAAATATGGGATCAGCACGTTGTCAAAAGCGGCGAGGGGAAACCAGACCTTTTATATATTGATCTGCATTTGGTGCATGAAGTGACATCACCTCAAGCATTTGAAGGATTAAGACAAAAAGGGCGCAAGGTGAGAAGACCTCAAAACACGTTTGCGACCATGGATCACAACATCCCGACTGTGAATCGATTTGTGATCAAAGATGAGATTGCTAAAAAACAAGTGAGTGCTCTAGAGCGCAACTGTGCTGAATTTGGCGTCCGTCTAGCTGACCTTCACAGTGTAGACCAAGGGATCGTCCATGTTGTTGGACCGGAGCTTGGGTTGACACTTCCAGGGAAAACAATCGTTTGCGGAGATAGTCATACATCAACTCATGGCGCGTTTGGTGCACTTGCTTTTGGAATCGGTACAAGTGAGGTTGAACATGTACTTTCCACACAAACGCTTTGGCAGCAGCGTCCGAAAACATTAGAAATTAGAGTAGACGGAAAGCTGCAAAAAGGGGTAACGGCCAAAGATGTCATTTTAGCAGTCATTGGTGCGCATGGCGTGAAGTTCGGATCAGGTTATGTGATTGAATACACTGGGGAAGTATTCAGAAACATGACGATGGATGAACGCATGACGGTTTGTAATATGTCGATTGAAGCAGGTGCAAGAGCAGGATTGATTGCACCTGATGAAGTCACCTTTGAATATTGCCGCGGCCGCAAATATGCACCGCAGGGAGAAGACTTCGAAGCAGCGATTAAAGAATGGGAAGAACTTAAAACAGATCCAGGTGCAACCTATGATAAAACGATTGTTTTAGATGGGAATGAGATTTCACCAATGGTCACATGGGGAATTAACCCAGGAATGGTGCTGCCTGTAGATGCGTCGATCCCAGGGCCTGAGGATTTTGCACAAGAGGATGATCAAAAAGAAGCGATTCGTGCGTACGAATACATGGGTGTTCATCCGCATCAGCGTATTGAAGATATTACGATTGAGCATGTGTTTATCGGCTCATGTACAAACTCAAGAATGACTGATTTACGCCAAGCAGCTTCTATGATAGAAGGACAAAAGGTAGCTGATCATGTCAGAGCGATTGTCGTGCCTGGCTCTCAAAGCGTCAAATTGCAAGCAGAAGAAGAAGGTCTTCATGAAATCTTCCTTGAAGCAGGATTTGAATGGAGAGAATCTGGCTGCAGTATGTGTCTTAGCATGAATAACGATGTGGTACCAGAAGGCGAACGCTGCGCATCCACATCAAACCGTAACTTTGAGGGACGTCAAGGAAAAGGTGCGAGAACGCATCTTGTCAGCCCGGCAATGGCTGCAATGGCTGCAATACATGGCCGATTTGTCGATGTCAGGAAGTTTAATCAAGAGAAAACAGTCGTGTAA
- the leuB gene encoding 3-isopropylmalate dehydrogenase encodes MKKKIALLPGDGIGPEVVTSAVAVLKETAAQFQHEFEFETALIGGIAIDEKNNPLPKETVDVCKSADAILLGAVGGPKWDQNPPELRPEKGLLAIRKQLDLFANIRPVKVFDSLSEASPLKQDHISGVDFVIVRELTGGLYFGEPSERYTDEEGKEAAVDTLLYTKEEIVRVLKEAFDMALTRRKKVTSVDKANVLASSKLWRDAVEEVASQYPDVEYEHMLVDNAAMQLIYKPAQFDVIVTENMFGDILSDEASMITGSLGMLPSASLSSTGLHLYEPIHGSAPDIAGQNVANPLATILSAASLLRTSFALEEEGAAIEEAVEAVLASGKRTKDLSAKEGTYQTTEEITHAVVDALKQRVKTIV; translated from the coding sequence ATGAAAAAGAAAATTGCACTTTTGCCCGGCGATGGAATCGGACCGGAAGTTGTGACATCAGCGGTCGCTGTCCTCAAAGAGACAGCGGCTCAATTTCAACACGAATTCGAATTCGAAACGGCGCTCATTGGCGGTATCGCAATAGATGAAAAAAACAATCCGCTCCCAAAAGAAACGGTTGATGTATGCAAGAGCGCTGATGCGATTTTATTAGGAGCAGTCGGCGGACCAAAATGGGATCAAAACCCGCCAGAGCTTCGTCCGGAAAAAGGCTTGCTCGCTATTCGTAAACAACTGGACTTATTTGCAAACATCCGTCCTGTCAAAGTGTTCGATAGCTTAAGCGAGGCGTCACCGTTAAAACAGGATCACATTAGCGGAGTCGATTTTGTCATCGTTCGTGAATTAACAGGCGGTCTCTATTTTGGTGAACCAAGCGAGCGTTACACGGATGAAGAAGGAAAAGAAGCTGCGGTTGATACGCTTCTTTATACAAAGGAAGAGATTGTCCGTGTATTAAAAGAAGCATTCGACATGGCCTTAACGAGACGGAAAAAAGTAACGTCTGTGGATAAAGCGAATGTTCTTGCTTCTAGTAAACTATGGCGGGATGCGGTAGAAGAAGTGGCTTCTCAATATCCAGACGTCGAATATGAGCACATGCTCGTTGATAATGCCGCCATGCAGCTGATTTATAAGCCTGCTCAATTTGATGTCATTGTGACAGAGAATATGTTTGGTGACATTTTAAGTGACGAGGCTTCAATGATTACTGGGTCACTCGGTATGCTGCCATCTGCCAGTCTATCAAGCACTGGCCTCCATTTATATGAGCCGATTCATGGTTCAGCACCCGATATTGCGGGGCAAAACGTCGCAAACCCTCTAGCAACCATTTTGTCGGCAGCTAGCTTGCTTAGAACATCCTTTGCATTAGAAGAAGAAGGGGCTGCAATAGAAGAAGCTGTGGAAGCTGTTCTTGCCTCTGGCAAACGAACAAAGGACTTATCGGCAAAAGAGGGAACGTATCAAACAACTGAAGAAATCACTCATGCAGTTGTAGACGCACTCAAGCAGCGCGTGAAAACAATTGTATAA
- a CDS encoding 2-isopropylmalate synthase, with translation MRKINFFDTTLRDGEQSPGVNLNAQEKLIIAKQLERLGVNIIEAGFPASSRGDFLGVQEIARTIKNCSVAGLARCVKGDIDAAWEALKDGVEPRIHIFIATSDIHLKHKLKKTREEVVEQAVSMVKYAKERFPVVQWSAEDACRTDLAFLAEIVEKVIDAGASVINLPDTVGYLAPKEYGNIFKYMKEHVPNIDRVNLSAHCHDDLGMAVANSLAAIENGANQIETAVNGIGERAGNAALEEIAVALHIRKDFYQVESTIQLNEIKRTSDVVSKYSGMIVPRNKAVVGNNAFAHESGIHQDGFLKEKTTYEIISPELVGVTTDVLVLGKHSGRHAFKDRMKTLGFKLTEEEINKFFETFKNLTEKKKEITDDDLISIILEEKVADRKIGYEFESLQVHYGTEQMPTATVSLKNQETQEVIQEAATGAGSVEAVYNTLERCMEERIHLLDYRIQSNGKGRDALAEVYVTVSIEGKETAGRGVAQDVLEASAKAYVNAVNRHLIFKSNLIEIEKHHAIS, from the coding sequence GTGCGGAAAATTAATTTTTTTGACACAACACTTCGAGATGGAGAGCAATCACCAGGAGTGAACTTAAATGCACAAGAAAAGCTAATCATTGCAAAGCAGCTTGAGCGCCTTGGGGTTAATATCATTGAAGCGGGTTTTCCCGCTTCATCCCGAGGGGATTTCTTAGGCGTACAAGAAATTGCTAGAACGATCAAAAACTGTTCAGTTGCTGGTCTTGCACGATGTGTGAAAGGTGACATCGATGCTGCATGGGAAGCGTTAAAAGATGGAGTGGAACCAAGAATTCATATCTTTATCGCTACTTCTGATATTCATCTGAAGCATAAACTAAAGAAAACACGTGAAGAAGTCGTAGAACAGGCTGTCTCAATGGTGAAATACGCGAAAGAACGTTTTCCGGTTGTCCAGTGGTCCGCAGAAGATGCGTGTCGTACAGATCTAGCTTTCTTAGCAGAAATTGTAGAGAAGGTCATTGACGCTGGGGCAAGTGTCATTAACTTGCCAGATACAGTTGGATACTTAGCGCCAAAAGAGTACGGCAATATCTTTAAATATATGAAGGAACACGTTCCAAATATCGACCGCGTCAACTTGTCTGCTCACTGTCATGATGATCTAGGAATGGCTGTAGCAAACTCACTTGCTGCCATTGAAAATGGAGCAAATCAAATTGAAACGGCTGTTAATGGAATTGGAGAACGTGCAGGAAATGCCGCTTTAGAAGAAATTGCAGTCGCTCTTCATATTCGAAAAGACTTCTACCAGGTCGAATCAACGATTCAATTGAATGAAATTAAGCGTACAAGTGATGTAGTGAGCAAATACTCAGGAATGATTGTACCGCGCAATAAAGCAGTCGTTGGCAACAACGCTTTTGCACATGAATCAGGTATTCACCAAGATGGTTTCCTCAAAGAAAAAACAACCTATGAAATCATTTCTCCAGAGCTTGTCGGTGTGACAACAGATGTACTAGTCCTTGGAAAACACTCCGGAAGACATGCGTTTAAAGATCGTATGAAAACGCTAGGATTTAAACTAACGGAAGAAGAAATCAATAAGTTCTTCGAAACCTTCAAGAACTTGACGGAGAAGAAAAAAGAAATCACTGATGATGATTTAATTTCTATTATATTAGAAGAAAAAGTAGCAGATCGAAAAATTGGCTACGAATTTGAAAGTCTTCAAGTGCACTATGGGACAGAACAAATGCCAACAGCAACGGTCTCTCTGAAAAATCAAGAAACGCAGGAAGTCATTCAAGAAGCAGCTACAGGCGCAGGCAGTGTAGAAGCTGTGTACAACACGCTGGAGCGCTGTATGGAGGAAAGAATTCATTTGCTAGACTACCGTATTCAATCGAATGGAAAAGGCAGAGATGCACTAGCGGAAGTATATGTCACTGTTTCAATAGAAGGAAAAGAAACAGCTGGACGCGGTGTGGCGCAAGATGTGCTGGAAGCATCGGCGAAAGCCTACGTCAATGCAGTAAACAGGCATTTAATCTTTAAATCAAATCTCATTGAAATTGAGAAACATCACGCGATTTCATAG
- the ilvC gene encoding ketol-acid reductoisomerase, translated as MVKVYYNGDIQENVLNGQKVAIIGYGSQGHAHALNLKESGVDVIVGVRKGGSYTKAQEDGHQVFTVKEAAAQADVVMVLLPDEQQKKVYDEEIKDQLEAGNSLVFAHGFNVHFHQIVPPSDVDVYLVAPKGPGHLVRRTYEQGAGVPALFAIYQDVSGQAKDKALAYAKAIGGARAGVLETTFKEETETDLFGEQAVLCGGLTSLVKAGFETLTEAGYQPELAYFECLHELKLIVDLMYEEGLEGMRYSISDTAQWGDFVSGPRVVDANVKESMKAVLTDIQNGTFAKEWIVENQVNRPRFNAINANENEHQIEIVGRKLREMMPFVKQGKKKEAVSVGAEN; from the coding sequence ATGGTAAAAGTATATTATAACGGTGATATTCAAGAAAACGTATTAAATGGTCAAAAGGTTGCTATCATTGGGTATGGATCACAAGGTCATGCACATGCATTGAACTTAAAAGAAAGCGGCGTAGATGTGATCGTCGGCGTGAGAAAAGGCGGATCTTATACAAAAGCACAAGAAGACGGCCATCAAGTATTCACAGTAAAAGAAGCGGCAGCACAAGCAGATGTCGTCATGGTACTACTACCAGATGAGCAGCAAAAGAAAGTATATGACGAAGAAATCAAAGATCAATTAGAAGCAGGCAACTCACTTGTTTTCGCACACGGATTCAACGTTCACTTTCATCAAATTGTTCCTCCAAGTGACGTAGATGTGTATCTTGTGGCTCCAAAAGGTCCAGGACATCTTGTGAGAAGAACATATGAGCAAGGCGCTGGTGTACCTGCCCTATTTGCCATCTATCAAGATGTATCTGGCCAAGCGAAAGACAAAGCACTTGCTTATGCAAAAGCAATCGGCGGAGCAAGAGCAGGCGTCCTTGAAACAACATTTAAAGAAGAAACGGAAACGGATCTATTCGGTGAGCAAGCGGTCCTTTGCGGGGGTCTTACTTCACTAGTGAAAGCAGGTTTCGAAACGTTAACAGAAGCTGGTTATCAGCCAGAGCTTGCATACTTCGAGTGTCTGCATGAACTGAAATTAATTGTTGACCTTATGTATGAAGAAGGATTAGAAGGCATGAGATATTCAATCTCTGATACAGCACAATGGGGTGACTTCGTATCAGGACCGCGTGTTGTGGATGCAAACGTAAAAGAATCTATGAAAGCCGTCTTGACTGATATCCAAAACGGAACATTTGCAAAAGAATGGATTGTTGAAAACCAAGTGAATCGTCCACGTTTCAATGCGATCAATGCAAATGAAAATGAGCACCAAATTGAAATCGTCGGAAGAAAGCTTCGTGAAATGATGCCTTTCGTCAAACAAGGAAAGAAAAAGGAAGCGGTGAGCGTCGGTGCGGAAAATTAA
- the ilvN gene encoding acetolactate synthase small subunit yields MKRIIVLTVLNRSGVLNRITGLFTKRHYNIESITVGHSEIQDVSRITFVVHVDQEKDIEQLTKQLNKQIDVLKVTDITNQSIVQRELALIKVVSAPASRMEITGVIEPFRASIVDVSRESVVIQVTGESSKIEALIELLKPYGIKEVARTGTTAFARDNQQKPQSNKTISIV; encoded by the coding sequence TTGAAAAGAATTATTGTGTTGACTGTATTAAATCGATCAGGCGTACTGAACCGAATCACTGGCCTTTTTACCAAAAGACACTACAACATTGAAAGCATTACGGTCGGCCATTCTGAGATTCAAGATGTATCACGCATCACGTTCGTCGTCCATGTAGACCAAGAGAAAGACATCGAACAGCTGACAAAACAGCTGAACAAGCAAATTGATGTTCTCAAAGTAACAGACATTACAAACCAATCAATCGTTCAGCGAGAGCTGGCTTTGATAAAAGTCGTTTCTGCACCGGCATCTAGAATGGAGATCACAGGGGTCATTGAACCGTTTAGAGCTTCTATTGTAGATGTAAGCAGAGAGAGTGTCGTCATTCAGGTGACAGGTGAGTCTTCAAAAATTGAAGCACTCATTGAATTACTTAAGCCATACGGCATTAAAGAAGTCGCCAGAACTGGCACCACGGCCTTTGCGAGAGATAATCAGCAAAAGCCGCAATCAAATAAAACAATTTCAATTGTCTAA
- the ilvB gene encoding acetolactate synthase large subunit, which produces MGTNVQVETETSKAPQTMNGALMLIEALKREKVEVIFGYPGGAVLPIYDKIYDSGLFHVLPRHEQGAIHAAEGYARVSGKPGVVIATSGPGATNLVTGIADAMIDSLPLVVFTGQVATSVIGSDAFQEADVLGITMPITKHSYQVRNPEELPGVIKEAFHIATTGRPGPVLIDIPKDVAGIEGTFEYDQPIDLPGYQPKVEPNYLQIRKLVEAVSRAKKPVILAGAGVLHGKASEELRQYVEQQQIPVAHTLLGLGGFPAKHPLFLGMAGMHGTYAANMALHQCDLLISIGARFDDRVTGNLNHFAKHAKVAHIDIDPAEIGKNIHTHIPVVGDSKLVLEELIKQDGKQGESNEWKNQLDEWKEEYPLWYVENEAEGFKPQKLIEYIHQFTKGEAIVATDVGQHQMWAAQFYPFENADKWVTSGGLGTMGFGLPAAIGAQLADQEATVVAILGDGGFQMTLQELAVIRELNLPVKVIVLNNHSLGMVRQWQEIFYEERYSYSKFSDQPDFVKLSEAYGIKGIRISSDEEAKEKLEEALTSREPVFIDVNVARDEKVFPMVAPGKGLHEMVGVKP; this is translated from the coding sequence ATGGGGACAAATGTACAAGTGGAGACGGAAACATCTAAAGCACCACAAACGATGAACGGTGCACTCATGTTAATTGAAGCACTCAAAAGAGAAAAAGTAGAAGTCATTTTCGGATATCCAGGCGGAGCGGTTTTACCGATCTACGATAAAATTTATGATTCTGGTTTATTTCATGTCCTGCCAAGGCATGAGCAGGGAGCGATTCACGCAGCAGAAGGATACGCAAGAGTATCTGGCAAACCGGGTGTTGTCATTGCAACATCAGGACCTGGAGCGACAAACCTTGTCACAGGAATTGCAGATGCAATGATTGATTCACTTCCTCTTGTTGTCTTCACAGGACAGGTGGCAACCTCAGTCATTGGATCAGACGCTTTCCAGGAAGCAGACGTGCTCGGCATCACAATGCCCATCACAAAGCACAGCTACCAAGTAAGAAATCCAGAGGAATTACCGGGTGTCATTAAAGAGGCGTTCCACATCGCAACAACAGGCAGACCTGGTCCAGTCTTGATTGATATTCCAAAAGATGTGGCAGGCATTGAAGGAACGTTTGAATACGATCAGCCAATTGATTTACCTGGTTATCAGCCAAAAGTCGAGCCGAACTATTTGCAAATTCGCAAATTAGTAGAAGCTGTAAGCAGAGCGAAGAAACCAGTCATTCTAGCAGGAGCTGGCGTTCTTCATGGCAAAGCATCTGAAGAATTAAGGCAGTATGTAGAGCAGCAGCAAATCCCAGTCGCTCATACACTGCTTGGACTTGGCGGATTCCCAGCAAAGCATCCTCTATTTCTAGGGATGGCTGGTATGCATGGCACATATGCGGCGAATATGGCCCTTCACCAATGTGATCTGCTCATTTCAATCGGTGCAAGATTTGATGACAGGGTAACTGGCAACCTCAATCACTTTGCGAAACATGCGAAGGTAGCACATATTGATATCGATCCAGCGGAAATTGGCAAGAACATTCATACCCATATCCCGGTTGTTGGAGACAGTAAGCTAGTCCTTGAAGAGCTGATCAAGCAAGACGGGAAGCAAGGGGAATCAAATGAATGGAAAAACCAATTAGATGAGTGGAAGGAAGAATATCCACTCTGGTACGTTGAAAACGAAGCAGAGGGCTTTAAGCCTCAAAAGCTGATTGAATACATTCATCAATTCACAAAAGGTGAAGCCATTGTGGCAACTGATGTCGGACAGCATCAAATGTGGGCAGCGCAGTTCTATCCATTTGAAAATGCAGATAAGTGGGTCACATCTGGCGGCCTTGGTACGATGGGCTTCGGTTTACCGGCAGCCATTGGCGCTCAGCTGGCTGATCAAGAGGCAACGGTTGTGGCGATTTTAGGAGACGGAGGTTTCCAAATGACCTTGCAAGAACTTGCCGTTATCCGTGAGCTGAACCTTCCAGTGAAAGTGATTGTTCTGAATAATCACAGCCTTGGAATGGTAAGACAATGGCAAGAAATTTTCTACGAAGAACGCTACTCATATTCTAAATTTTCAGATCAGCCAGACTTTGTTAAATTATCTGAAGCTTATGGCATTAAAGGAATCAGAATCTCATCAGACGAAGAGGCGAAAGAAAAGCTTGAAGAAGCGTTAACCTCTAGAGAGCCTGTTTTCATCGATGTCAATGTAGCGAGAGATGAAAAAGTATTCCCGATGGTCGCACCGGGGAAAGGACTTCATGAGATGGTGGGGGTGAAACCTTGA
- the ilvE gene encoding branched-chain-amino-acid transaminase has protein sequence MEDQKEQWIFLNDELVKKEDAKISVYDHGFLYGDGVFEGIRVYNGNIFRMKEHLDRLYDSARSIMLNIPYSLEELTEKMIHTVERNGLKDAYIRLVVSRGAGDLGLDPNNCGRANTVIIVEPLAIFPKHLYETGIDIVTVPTRRNRPDVLSPKVKSLNYLNNILVRIEAHMAGVSEALMLNDQGYVAEGSADNVFIYKKGKLYTPPGYIGALEGITRNAIMEIAEDLGYEVKEEPFTRHDVYTAEEVFLTGTAAEVIAVVKVDGRTIGEGKPGVHTNKLLEQFRKRVVEEGEKVVFTDENIHAS, from the coding sequence ATGGAAGACCAAAAGGAACAGTGGATCTTTTTAAACGATGAACTCGTGAAAAAAGAGGATGCGAAAATTTCAGTTTATGATCATGGCTTCTTATATGGTGACGGTGTGTTCGAAGGGATACGCGTGTATAACGGAAATATCTTTCGAATGAAAGAACATTTAGACCGCCTGTATGATTCCGCCAGATCCATTATGCTGAACATTCCATATTCACTTGAGGAACTCACGGAAAAAATGATTCATACAGTTGAAAGGAACGGCCTAAAGGATGCCTATATTCGTCTTGTTGTCTCAAGAGGAGCTGGTGATCTTGGTTTAGATCCAAACAACTGCGGGAGAGCCAACACAGTGATCATTGTAGAGCCGCTGGCCATCTTTCCAAAGCACCTATATGAAACGGGTATTGATATTGTAACAGTACCGACGAGACGAAATCGTCCCGATGTACTGAGCCCAAAAGTGAAATCATTAAATTATTTGAATAACATCCTTGTCCGAATCGAAGCCCATATGGCCGGTGTGAGTGAAGCGCTGATGCTGAACGATCAAGGGTACGTGGCAGAAGGTTCTGCAGACAATGTGTTTATTTATAAAAAAGGTAAGCTTTATACACCGCCAGGTTATATCGGCGCTCTTGAAGGCATCACAAGAAATGCCATCATGGAGATTGCAGAAGACTTAGGCTACGAAGTGAAAGAAGAACCATTCACAAGGCACGATGTGTATACAGCAGAAGAAGTTTTTCTGACAGGAACCGCAGCCGAAGTGATCGCTGTTGTAAAGGTTGACGGCCGTACAATCGGTGAAGGGAAACCTGGGGTCCACACAAACAAACTTCTTGAACAATTCCGCAAGCGAGTGGTTGAAGAAGGAGAAAAAGTCGTATTTACAGATGAAAACATTCACGCAAGCTAA